In Haliotis asinina isolate JCU_RB_2024 chromosome 15, JCU_Hal_asi_v2, whole genome shotgun sequence, one DNA window encodes the following:
- the LOC137265515 gene encoding uncharacterized protein isoform X1 has protein sequence MEGFQSLFKIHSGSTAANGRLTVKPPLPTPSLPTSAPPALVSQHGPAQISPDGSLVQSLAARFVLSSSLPQNPDDVLDGKKMPQSKGGNPLRQQELISTRSVKLDKNPGNVETVRDKPNVQLKRPEKDAHTTMSAIVLGWLITQREMLKDLADMRSTTVKNHNLLLKNQESTQAQVLVLVKQLQVLQKEITAYHLYTQEQRMTLKRLVLVTGLVNLLLMFLAMSWSSWSLRSRCFMWYGRLKHQVFHPVLTALTDYKNFSQSVVSQALSSFHLFKSVWR, from the exons ATGGAAGGCTTCCAAAGTCTTTTCAAAATCCATAGTGGCTCCACAGCAGCAAATG GAAGACTGACAGTGAAACCGCCCCTCCCAACTCCATCACTGCCAACATCAGCTCCTCCAGCTCTTGTCAGCCAACATGGTCCTGCTCAAATCAGCCCTGATGGCTCACTGGTACAGAGTCTAGCTGCAAGATTTGTACTTTCATCATCTCTGCCTCAAAATCCTGATGATG ttcttgATGGAAAGAAAATGCCCCAgtctaagggaggtaacccacTTAGACAACAAGAACTCATTTCCACCAGATCAGTGAAGCTTGACAAGAACCCAGGAAATGTTGAAACAGTGAGAgataag CCGAATGTGCAGCTGAAGCGGCCTGAGAAGGATGCTCATACCACCATGAGTGCCATAGTCCTGGGGTGGCTGATCACCCAGAGAGAGATGCTG AAAGATTTAGCTGATATGAGAAGTACAACAGTGAAAAACCACAACCTCCTTCTGAAGAACCAAG AGAGCACCCAGGCCCAGGTGTTGGTACTGGTGAAGCAGCTACAAGTCCTGCAGAAAGAAATCACAGCATACCACCTGTATACACAAGAACAGAGG ATGACCTTGAAGAGGCTGGTGCTGGTGACAGGGCTGGTCAACCTGCTGCTAATGTTCCTGGCGATGTCCTGGTCGAGCTGGTCACTCAGGTCCAGATGCTTCATGTG GTATGGTCGCTTGAAGCACCAAGTCTTCCATCCAGTGCTGACCGCACTCACAGACTACAAAAACTTCTCCCAGTCAGTGGTCAGTCA GGCACTTTCATCCTTCCACCTCTTTAAGTCTGTGTGGAGGTAG
- the LOC137265515 gene encoding uncharacterized protein isoform X2 produces MEGFQSLFKIHSGSTAANGRLTVKPPLPTPSLPTSAPPALVSQHGPAQISPDGSLVQSLAARFVLSSSLPQNPDDVLDGKKMPQSKGGNPLRQQELISTRSVKLDKNPGNVETPNVQLKRPEKDAHTTMSAIVLGWLITQREMLKDLADMRSTTVKNHNLLLKNQESTQAQVLVLVKQLQVLQKEITAYHLYTQEQRMTLKRLVLVTGLVNLLLMFLAMSWSSWSLRSRCFMWYGRLKHQVFHPVLTALTDYKNFSQSVVSQALSSFHLFKSVWR; encoded by the exons ATGGAAGGCTTCCAAAGTCTTTTCAAAATCCATAGTGGCTCCACAGCAGCAAATG GAAGACTGACAGTGAAACCGCCCCTCCCAACTCCATCACTGCCAACATCAGCTCCTCCAGCTCTTGTCAGCCAACATGGTCCTGCTCAAATCAGCCCTGATGGCTCACTGGTACAGAGTCTAGCTGCAAGATTTGTACTTTCATCATCTCTGCCTCAAAATCCTGATGATG ttcttgATGGAAAGAAAATGCCCCAgtctaagggaggtaacccacTTAGACAACAAGAACTCATTTCCACCAGATCAGTGAAGCTTGACAAGAACCCAGGAAATGTTGAAACA CCGAATGTGCAGCTGAAGCGGCCTGAGAAGGATGCTCATACCACCATGAGTGCCATAGTCCTGGGGTGGCTGATCACCCAGAGAGAGATGCTG AAAGATTTAGCTGATATGAGAAGTACAACAGTGAAAAACCACAACCTCCTTCTGAAGAACCAAG AGAGCACCCAGGCCCAGGTGTTGGTACTGGTGAAGCAGCTACAAGTCCTGCAGAAAGAAATCACAGCATACCACCTGTATACACAAGAACAGAGG ATGACCTTGAAGAGGCTGGTGCTGGTGACAGGGCTGGTCAACCTGCTGCTAATGTTCCTGGCGATGTCCTGGTCGAGCTGGTCACTCAGGTCCAGATGCTTCATGTG GTATGGTCGCTTGAAGCACCAAGTCTTCCATCCAGTGCTGACCGCACTCACAGACTACAAAAACTTCTCCCAGTCAGTGGTCAGTCA GGCACTTTCATCCTTCCACCTCTTTAAGTCTGTGTGGAGGTAG